In Sphingomonas sp. R1, a single genomic region encodes these proteins:
- a CDS encoding type II secretion system F family protein gives MEPTGPTLLGIDVTWIATILSGIAAAAVLVAIYAATTVRNPMSRRVKALNERREELKAGIAATPSKRRVKLVQRSDTTDRIRHLLSTLKVLQDEQLKVAQLKLLRAGIRRREWAVGVIFGRLVLPILIGGPMLYFVYGTGEFADWSPLKAYGLVAGSFILAYKFPDLYLKNRIQKRSDAIRKGLPDALDLLVICAEAGLTVDAAFGRVAKELGRAYPELGEEFSLTAIELGFLTDRRAAFENLALRIDLEAVRGVVTTMIQTEKYGTPLASALRVLSAEFRNERMMRAEEKAARLPAIMTVPLILFILPVLFIVILGPAACSINDALMR, from the coding sequence ATGGAACCCACCGGCCCCACCCTGCTCGGCATCGACGTCACCTGGATCGCGACGATCCTTTCCGGCATCGCCGCCGCCGCCGTGCTCGTCGCCATCTATGCCGCCACCACGGTGCGCAACCCGATGTCGCGCCGGGTAAAGGCCCTGAACGAACGCCGCGAGGAGCTGAAGGCCGGCATCGCCGCCACCCCTTCCAAGCGCCGGGTCAAGCTGGTCCAGCGCAGCGACACCACCGACCGCATCCGCCATCTCCTCTCGACCCTCAAGGTGCTGCAGGACGAACAGCTCAAGGTCGCCCAGCTCAAGCTGCTGCGCGCAGGCATTCGGCGGCGCGAATGGGCGGTGGGCGTGATCTTCGGCCGGCTGGTGCTGCCGATCCTGATCGGCGGGCCGATGCTCTATTTCGTCTATGGCACCGGCGAATTCGCCGACTGGTCGCCGCTCAAGGCCTATGGTCTGGTCGCCGGCAGCTTCATCCTCGCCTACAAATTCCCCGATCTCTACCTCAAGAACCGCATCCAGAAGCGCAGCGACGCGATCCGCAAGGGCCTGCCCGATGCGCTCGACCTGCTGGTGATCTGCGCCGAGGCGGGACTGACGGTGGACGCCGCCTTTGGCCGCGTCGCCAAGGAACTGGGGCGTGCCTATCCGGAACTGGGCGAGGAGTTCTCGCTCACCGCGATCGAGCTGGGGTTCCTCACCGATCGCCGCGCCGCGTTCGAAAATCTGGCGCTGCGCATCGATCTGGAGGCAGTGCGCGGAGTCGTCACGACGATGATCCAGACGGAGAAGTACGGAACCCCGCTGGCATCGGCGTTGCGCGTACTTTCTGCAGAATTTCGCAATGAAAGGATGATGCGGGCGGAAGAAAAGGCCGCCCGGCTGCCGGCGATCATGACCGTGCCATTGATCCTGTTCATCCTGCCGGTGCTGTTCATCGTGATCCTCGGCCCTGCGGCATGCTCGATCAACGATGCGTTGATGCGCTGA
- a CDS encoding type II secretion system F family protein: MPLLPLLMVGLGAALVLALLVLALSGPSAQRASARRLTSLRDRHLVSATGANAMEAQLRRISTAQASGLEQTLTRLLPNQEQLEKRLAMTGKSWTPGQYGLATLGLGLAAAVLLLVKGAPLLLALVFGAFLGLWLPHFVVSQFIKRRIAKFTAAFPDAIDLLVRGLRSGLPITETMGVVGQEIDGPVGDEFRSISDKMKIGRTLDAALQETADRLGTPEFQFFTITIAIQRETGGNLAETLNNLSDVLRKRAQMKLKIKAMSSESKASALIVGSLPFIVFGLIWFINNNYMMHFFTDQRLIVAGGGGLVWMGLGVFIMAKMVNFEI, from the coding sequence ATGCCGCTGCTGCCGCTCCTGATGGTGGGTCTTGGTGCCGCGCTGGTGCTGGCGCTGCTGGTGCTGGCGCTGTCCGGCCCTTCGGCGCAGCGTGCCAGCGCGCGCCGGCTCACCTCGCTGCGCGACCGGCATCTGGTGAGCGCGACCGGCGCCAATGCGATGGAGGCGCAGCTGCGCCGCATCTCGACCGCCCAGGCAAGCGGTCTCGAACAGACCCTCACGCGGCTGCTGCCCAATCAGGAGCAGCTCGAAAAGCGGCTGGCGATGACCGGCAAGAGCTGGACGCCCGGCCAGTACGGCCTTGCCACGCTGGGACTTGGCCTGGCGGCGGCGGTGCTGCTGCTGGTGAAGGGCGCGCCGCTGCTGCTGGCGCTGGTGTTCGGCGCATTCCTCGGCCTCTGGCTGCCGCATTTCGTGGTCAGCCAGTTCATCAAGCGCCGCATCGCCAAGTTTACCGCCGCCTTTCCCGACGCGATCGATCTGCTCGTCCGCGGCCTGCGCTCCGGCCTGCCGATCACCGAGACGATGGGTGTGGTGGGGCAGGAAATCGACGGGCCCGTCGGCGACGAGTTCCGCAGCATCAGCGACAAGATGAAGATCGGCCGCACGCTCGATGCCGCGCTGCAGGAGACCGCGGACCGGCTCGGCACGCCGGAATTCCAGTTCTTCACCATCACCATCGCGATCCAGCGCGAGACGGGCGGCAACCTCGCCGAGACGCTGAACAACCTGTCCGACGTGCTGCGCAAGCGCGCGCAGATGAAGCTGAAGATCAAGGCGATGTCCTCGGAGAGCAAGGCCTCGGCGCTGATCGTCGGCTCGCTGCCGTTCATCGTCTTCGGCCTGATCTGGTTCATCAACAACAACTACATGATGCACTTCTTCACCGATCAGCGGCTGATCGTCGCGGGCGGCGGCGGCCTCGTGTGGATGGGCCTTGGCGTCTTCATCATGGCCAAGATGGTCAATTTCGAGATCTGA
- a CDS encoding YcxB family protein — protein MRFETVGPYALGRRDLVAAALVISFVTGSRATRWKSWLILAVAFLLIILGLADGDGTMLSLGAALPALLFLVAPALRSPKNMRHIELCWSPDGLVAETPVLRTTYKWSTIGPVRTVGSRLYVMIAPAHALVVPARVTSADNMIALVAALREYTPGPS, from the coding sequence ATGCGCTTCGAGACGGTGGGTCCCTATGCGCTCGGCCGGCGCGATCTCGTCGCCGCTGCACTGGTGATCTCGTTCGTGACGGGATCCAGGGCGACGCGCTGGAAATCCTGGTTGATCCTCGCCGTAGCGTTTTTGTTGATTATCCTCGGTTTGGCGGACGGGGATGGCACGATGTTGTCGCTCGGTGCGGCGCTGCCGGCGTTGCTATTCCTGGTCGCGCCCGCGCTACGGTCGCCCAAGAACATGCGCCATATCGAGCTTTGCTGGAGCCCCGACGGACTGGTGGCGGAAACGCCGGTCCTTCGCACAACCTATAAGTGGTCGACGATCGGGCCCGTGCGGACGGTCGGGTCGCGGCTCTATGTAATGATTGCGCCGGCACATGCGCTGGTTGTGCCGGCGCGCGTCACGAGTGCCGATAACATGATCGCGCTGGTCGCCGCGTTGCGCGAATATACCCCGGGCCCGAGCTAG
- the ppdK gene encoding pyruvate, phosphate dikinase has translation MTQYVYRFGGGVSDGGAGDKFLLGGKGANLAEMASIGLPVPPGFTISTAMCTRYYEEGETFPESVKAEVAGGIAHIEGITEKTFGDAADPLLVSVRSGARVSMPGMMDTVLNLGLNDQTVQGLAATSGDDRFAWDSYRRFIQMYADVVLGLDHGRFEEALEIAKEDRGFTLDTELSATDLQALVAEYKAIVEELWNKPFPQDVHDQLWGAIGAVFGSWQSERAKVYRRLNDIPADWGTAVNVQAMVFGNMGDTSATGVAFTRDPSTGERAYYGEFLINAQGEDVVAGIRTPQYLTRTAREAAGAKPASMEEAMPEVYGELAAVFDRLETHYRDMQDIEFTVERAKLWMLQTRSGKRTAKAALKIAVDMANEGLITRQEAILRVDPAALDQLLHPTLDPKAPRDVLTKGLPASPGAASGLAVFDSDTAEKRANAGDSVILIRVETSPEDIHGMHAARGILTARGGMTSHAAVVARGMGRPCVSGAGSLSINAREKVMRVGSREVREGDMVTIDGATGEVMAGQVPTVQPELSGDFGTLMAWADEVRRLKVRTNAETPLDCRTAREFGAEGIGLCRTEHMFFDSARITAVRQMILAENEAGRRAALEKLLPEQRSDFLEIFEVMAGLPVTIRLLDPPLHEFLPHEEAEFAEVATAAGVDVDTLKRRAAELHEFNPMLGHRGCRLGVTYPEIYEMQARAIFEAAIAVAEKSGAAPVPEVMIPLVATKRELELMKAVVDKAAQAVFAEKGRTLDYLVGTMIELPRAALMAGEIAEVGAFFSFGTNDLTQTTLGVSRDDASRFLTTYVEKGIYAKDPFVSLDVEGVGQLIALAAERGRATRGDIKLGICGEHGGDPASIAFCEKTGLDYVSASPYRVPIARLAAAQAAIRGK, from the coding sequence ATGACGCAATATGTGTACCGCTTCGGCGGTGGTGTTTCGGACGGTGGTGCGGGGGACAAGTTTCTGCTGGGCGGCAAGGGCGCCAACCTTGCCGAGATGGCCTCGATCGGGCTGCCGGTGCCGCCGGGCTTCACCATCTCCACCGCGATGTGCACGCGTTATTATGAGGAGGGCGAGACCTTCCCGGAGAGCGTGAAGGCGGAGGTCGCGGGCGGCATCGCGCATATCGAAGGCATCACCGAGAAGACGTTCGGTGACGCGGCCGATCCGCTGCTGGTCTCGGTGCGCTCGGGCGCGCGCGTCTCGATGCCGGGGATGATGGATACCGTCCTCAATCTCGGCCTCAACGACCAGACGGTGCAGGGCCTGGCCGCGACGAGCGGCGACGACCGCTTCGCCTGGGACAGCTATCGCCGCTTCATCCAGATGTATGCGGACGTGGTGCTGGGCCTCGACCATGGCCGGTTCGAGGAAGCGCTGGAAATCGCCAAGGAAGATCGCGGCTTCACGCTCGATACCGAGCTGTCGGCCACCGACCTTCAGGCGCTGGTTGCCGAGTACAAGGCGATCGTCGAGGAGCTGTGGAACAAGCCGTTCCCGCAGGACGTGCACGACCAGCTCTGGGGCGCGATCGGTGCGGTGTTCGGCTCTTGGCAGTCGGAGCGCGCCAAGGTCTATCGCCGCCTGAACGACATTCCCGCCGACTGGGGCACGGCGGTGAACGTGCAGGCGATGGTGTTCGGCAATATGGGCGACACCTCGGCGACGGGCGTGGCGTTCACCCGCGATCCTTCGACCGGCGAGCGCGCCTATTATGGCGAGTTCCTGATCAACGCGCAGGGCGAGGACGTTGTCGCCGGCATCCGCACCCCGCAGTATCTGACCAGGACCGCCCGCGAGGCGGCAGGCGCCAAGCCCGCCTCGATGGAAGAGGCGATGCCCGAGGTGTATGGCGAGCTGGCGGCGGTGTTTGACCGGCTCGAAACGCACTATCGCGACATGCAGGACATCGAGTTCACCGTCGAGCGCGCCAAATTGTGGATGCTGCAGACGCGCAGCGGCAAGCGCACCGCCAAGGCGGCGCTCAAGATCGCGGTCGACATGGCGAATGAGGGGCTGATCACACGGCAAGAGGCGATCCTGCGCGTCGACCCCGCCGCGCTCGACCAGCTGCTCCACCCGACGCTCGATCCCAAGGCGCCGCGCGACGTGCTGACCAAGGGCCTGCCCGCCTCGCCGGGCGCGGCTTCGGGCCTCGCAGTGTTCGACAGCGATACGGCGGAAAAGCGCGCCAATGCCGGCGACTCCGTGATCCTGATCCGCGTCGAGACCAGCCCCGAGGACATTCACGGCATGCACGCGGCGCGCGGCATCCTCACCGCACGGGGCGGCATGACCAGCCATGCGGCGGTGGTGGCGCGCGGGATGGGCCGTCCCTGCGTCTCCGGTGCGGGCAGCCTGTCGATCAATGCGCGCGAGAAGGTGATGCGCGTCGGCAGCCGCGAGGTCCGCGAGGGCGACATGGTCACCATCGACGGCGCCACCGGCGAGGTGATGGCCGGCCAGGTGCCGACCGTGCAGCCCGAGCTGTCGGGCGATTTCGGCACGCTGATGGCCTGGGCCGACGAGGTCCGCCGCCTCAAGGTCCGTACCAACGCCGAGACGCCGCTCGACTGCCGCACCGCGCGCGAGTTCGGCGCCGAGGGCATCGGGCTGTGCCGCACCGAGCACATGTTCTTCGATTCGGCGCGTATCACCGCCGTCCGCCAGATGATTCTCGCCGAGAACGAGGCCGGCCGTCGTGCCGCGCTGGAGAAGCTGCTGCCCGAACAGCGCAGCGACTTCCTCGAAATCTTCGAGGTGATGGCCGGCCTGCCGGTGACGATCCGCCTGCTCGATCCGCCGCTCCACGAATTCCTGCCGCACGAAGAGGCCGAGTTCGCCGAAGTCGCCACGGCAGCGGGGGTGGACGTCGACACCCTCAAGCGCCGCGCGGCCGAGCTGCACGAGTTCAACCCGATGCTCGGCCATCGCGGCTGCCGCCTCGGCGTGACGTACCCTGAAATCTACGAGATGCAGGCGCGCGCGATCTTCGAGGCGGCGATTGCGGTCGCGGAGAAGTCGGGTGCGGCGCCGGTGCCCGAAGTGATGATCCCGCTCGTCGCCACCAAGCGCGAGCTGGAACTGATGAAGGCGGTGGTCGACAAGGCCGCACAGGCGGTGTTCGCCGAGAAGGGCCGCACGCTCGACTATCTGGTCGGCACGATGATCGAGCTGCCGCGCGCGGCGCTGATGGCGGGCGAGATCGCCGAGGTCGGCGCCTTCTTCTCGTTCGGCACCAACGACCTCACCCAGACCACGCTGGGCGTGAGCCGCGACGACGCCTCGCGCTTCCTGACGACTTATGTCGAGAAGGGCATCTACGCCAAGGATCCGTTCGTGAGCCTCGACGTGGAGGGCGTTGGCCAGCTGATCGCGCTCGCCGCCGAGCGCGGCCGCGCGACGCGGGGCGACATCAAGCTGGGCATCTGCGGCGAACATGGTGGCGATCCGGCCTCGATCGCGTTCTGCGAGAAGACGGGGCTCGATTATGTCTCGGCCTCGCCCTATCGCGTGCCGATCGCGCGGCTCGCGGCAGCGCAGGCGGCCATAAGAGGAAAGTGA
- the glyS gene encoding glycine--tRNA ligase subunit beta codes for MTDFLLELRSEEIPARMQEKAREDLARLFAAELDKAGLKAAETISYATPRRLALILKGLPAETAAVSEETKGPRVGAPPQALEGFLRKTGLTADQLVERDGVLFAIVDKPGRATAEVLAAAIPAVIRAFPWPKSMRWGADSLSTESLRWVRPLQGIVALFGSDVVPCEIAGVASGAATVGHRFHHPGAITIGSADDYVEKLRACHVIVDGAERRNIIALGAKMAAQKAGLSLIEDEGLLFENAGLTEWPMPLLGRFDEAFLAVPPEVIQLTARVNQKYFVCRDSAGTLANAFVCVANIDAADGGEKIVAGNQKVLAARLSDARFFYETDLKVPLADQVQKLEKIVFHEKLGTVADKVARVAKLAEWLAAEKIVPNCDPALARRAAELAKADLVTGMVGEFPELQGLMGGYYAAAQGEDPAVAAAIRDHYKPVGQGDDVPTDPETVAVALADKLDSITQFFGVDLKPSGSKDPFALRRSALGVLAILLDNGLRSPLLRSVSQDVLEFFADRLKVQQREAGVRHDLIDAVFALGGEDDLVRLLARVKALQAFVGTEDGANLLAGYKRAANILKKEEWEAGAVNPAPEPAEAALAAALDAAEPKATAAIQAEQFEDAMAALAILRAPIDAFFDQVTVNDADPVKRAARLGLLARMRDAVHKVADFAKIEG; via the coding sequence GTGACGGACTTTCTTCTCGAACTCCGCTCGGAGGAAATCCCGGCGCGCATGCAGGAAAAGGCGCGGGAGGATCTCGCCCGCCTGTTCGCCGCCGAGCTGGACAAGGCCGGCCTCAAGGCTGCCGAGACGATCAGCTATGCCACGCCGCGCCGGCTGGCGCTGATCCTCAAGGGCCTGCCCGCCGAGACCGCCGCCGTCTCCGAGGAGACCAAGGGCCCGCGCGTCGGCGCGCCGCCCCAGGCGCTGGAAGGCTTCCTGCGCAAGACCGGCCTCACCGCCGACCAGCTGGTCGAGCGCGACGGCGTGCTGTTCGCGATCGTCGACAAGCCCGGCCGCGCGACCGCCGAAGTGCTGGCGGCCGCGATCCCCGCGGTGATCCGCGCCTTCCCCTGGCCCAAGTCGATGCGCTGGGGGGCGGACTCGCTCTCCACCGAAAGCCTGCGCTGGGTGCGCCCGCTGCAGGGCATCGTCGCGCTGTTCGGCAGCGACGTAGTGCCCTGCGAGATCGCCGGCGTTGCCAGCGGTGCCGCGACGGTGGGGCATCGCTTCCACCACCCGGGTGCCATCACCATCGGGTCGGCCGACGACTATGTCGAAAAGCTGCGGGCCTGCCATGTCATTGTTGACGGTGCCGAGCGGCGCAACATCATCGCGCTGGGCGCCAAGATGGCGGCGCAGAAGGCCGGGCTCAGCCTGATCGAGGACGAGGGCCTGCTGTTCGAGAATGCCGGGCTGACCGAATGGCCGATGCCGCTGCTCGGCCGCTTCGACGAGGCCTTCCTCGCGGTGCCGCCCGAGGTGATCCAGCTCACCGCGCGGGTGAACCAGAAGTATTTCGTGTGCCGCGATAGCGCCGGCACGCTGGCCAACGCGTTCGTCTGCGTGGCGAACATCGACGCGGCCGATGGCGGCGAGAAGATCGTCGCGGGCAACCAGAAGGTGCTGGCGGCCCGGCTGAGCGACGCGCGCTTCTTCTACGAGACGGACCTCAAGGTGCCGCTCGCCGATCAAGTGCAGAAGCTCGAGAAGATCGTCTTCCACGAGAAGCTGGGCACGGTGGCCGACAAGGTCGCGCGCGTCGCCAAGCTGGCCGAGTGGCTGGCGGCCGAGAAGATCGTGCCGAACTGCGACCCGGCGCTCGCGCGCCGCGCGGCAGAACTGGCCAAGGCGGATCTCGTCACCGGCATGGTGGGCGAGTTCCCCGAGCTGCAGGGCCTGATGGGCGGCTATTACGCCGCCGCGCAAGGGGAAGACCCGGCGGTCGCCGCGGCGATCCGCGATCACTACAAGCCGGTCGGGCAGGGCGACGACGTCCCCACCGATCCGGAGACGGTGGCAGTGGCGCTGGCGGACAAGCTGGACAGCATCACGCAGTTCTTCGGTGTCGACCTCAAGCCGAGCGGCTCCAAGGATCCGTTCGCATTGCGGCGGTCGGCGCTCGGCGTGCTCGCCATCCTGCTCGACAACGGGCTGCGCTCCCCGCTGCTCCGCTCGGTCAGCCAGGACGTACTCGAGTTCTTCGCCGACCGCCTCAAGGTCCAGCAGCGCGAAGCCGGTGTCCGCCACGACCTGATCGATGCGGTGTTCGCGCTCGGCGGCGAGGATGATCTCGTCCGGCTGCTCGCGCGGGTGAAGGCGCTGCAGGCGTTCGTCGGCACCGAGGACGGTGCCAACCTGCTCGCCGGCTACAAGCGCGCGGCGAACATCCTCAAGAAGGAGGAATGGGAAGCCGGCGCCGTCAACCCCGCGCCCGAACCCGCCGAGGCCGCGCTCGCCGCAGCGCTCGACGCCGCCGAGCCCAAGGCGACCGCCGCGATTCAAGCCGAGCAGTTCGAAGACGCGATGGCCGCGCTCGCCATCCTGCGCGCGCCGATCGACGCTTTCTTCGACCAGGTGACGGTCAACGACGCCGATCCGGTCAAGCGCGCCGCGCGTCTCGGCCTGCTCGCGCGGATGCGTGATGCAGTGCACAAGGTGGCAGACTTCGCCAAGATCGAAGGTTGA
- a CDS encoding chorismate--pyruvate lyase family protein, whose translation MLIVAVAVATDDAAALSRELLASPTATAVLERRCGGPIVAEVDRTAVKAPSAEQRKRLGIGPDARVVYRSVRLTCAGVALSVAENWYVPSRLTPEMNAALEQGDTPFGAVIRPLHPHRRPLEQVLAGVAPYVLRHRALVLDDAGQVLAEVVENYTAAILTPAGVR comes from the coding sequence ATGCTGATAGTGGCGGTAGCGGTAGCGACGGACGATGCGGCAGCACTCAGCCGCGAGCTTCTCGCCAGCCCTACCGCCACCGCGGTGCTGGAGCGTCGTTGCGGCGGGCCGATCGTCGCGGAGGTGGACCGCACGGCGGTCAAGGCGCCCAGCGCCGAGCAGCGCAAACGGCTTGGCATCGGGCCGGATGCGCGGGTCGTGTATCGCAGCGTCAGGCTCACCTGCGCCGGGGTGGCGCTCTCGGTCGCCGAAAACTGGTACGTGCCTTCCCGCCTCACCCCGGAGATGAACGCGGCGCTGGAGCAGGGCGACACGCCCTTCGGCGCCGTGATCCGCCCGCTTCATCCGCACCGCCGGCCGCTGGAGCAGGTGCTTGCCGGCGTCGCACCGTATGTGTTGCGCCATCGGGCGCTGGTGCTGGACGATGCGGGGCAGGTACTGGCCGAGGTGGTGGAGAATTACACCGCCGCGATCCTGACGCCCGCCGGCGTGCGCTGA